TCACCTTTGCGGATTATGGTGGACTGCAAAGGTGGAATGCCGGACAATTCGCAACCAGAGTTGCTGTTTCCGCCTGGCTTGGCATCCTCGGCCTGGACGGCGAGTATGTGCCACTGGAACCTTTGCCCTCGAACGGCAACCGTTTTTCGCAGGATGGAACAAGAAGGAACAAACGTTCTTGAATACTCTCGCAACAAAAACCTGCTGGCACTGTCTGGTCGGCGCAACGCTAAAAATGGTGTTGGAACCTGTTGGCATCGATGTGTGTTCGGAAGTTCAGGTCGTCTCCCTGCCGCCCAAGGCAGATCTGATCTTGATCCAGCGCCATGCCAGTGGGTGGACAGAAGAACAGCGTGTGTTCCTGGCTGACGGATTGTGGGATCTTGATACAGACCACATTCTGATCGAAATCAAGGTTACCGAAAGCCTGCATGAAGGTGTCCTGTCTCAGATCGCGGTATATGACACCTTGTACCTGGAAACCGCCCGTTTGGAGCGACATCAGCTGCGGAGCGTCATCGTCAGCTCCACGACTCCTCACAAGGATTTTCTTGAGCGGTTTGCCTTTGAACCTGTCGGACCAAGAGGCGTTTATGAAAGTTTGAACGAATCATGGTCGGCCTATGGAGGTTGCAGATGAAAGGTGCATTGGGTATTCCAGAAACAGAAGACATTACACCCGAGTACGTCTCCCAGCTTGGAAAGGAATGGCTTGACTGGTTGGTAGACGTAACACCCGATGAGGAACTTTTCTCCTTGCCAAAATTCGGGCATCATTTGGTGTTGAAGCTTCAGGAAGGAGAGGCCGCGATTTTACTGCGCATTCTTCGCCGTCGTTTTCCTGACCTGCCTGCCTGGGTTGAGTCCAAGGTCCTTGCTGCCAATCTGGATACCCTGGATGTATGGATAGACCGAGCCATTGACGCACACTTGTTGGATGACGTTTTTAAAGAAGTCCATAAAGCCGGTTGAAAAGCTGGTTTTTTTCATTGAATCAAATGCCCGGTTTCAACCAAAAAAAAGAGGGGCAAAAGCCCCTCTCTGAAAGTTTGCTGCTGAACAGAAATCAGGCAGGGATGCCGCTCAACCCTTCTGGATGGGAATGACGACGCCCCGGTTTTCGTAATCTTTGATCAGGTGGAAGTTCAGATATTTGTAGGTATCCTTGGCCTTGGGTTCCACCTTGTCCCGCACCAGATTCAGGTATTCGTCCACTGAGGGAATCTGCCCTTTGATGGCACAGACGGCGGCCAGTTCGGCTGAGCCGAGATAGGTCCGTGCCCCCTTGCCCATCCGGTTGTCGAAATTGCGGGTGGAGGTGGAGAAGACGGTGACATTGTCGCGCACCCGGGCTTGGTTGCCCATGCAGAGGGAGCAGCCGGGAATTTCGGTCCGCACCCCGGATTTGCCGAAAATGCTGTAGATGCCTTCTTCCACGAGTTGTTCTTCGTCCATGCGGGTGGGAGGTGCAACCCACATCCGCCCGGGAACCGGCGGGGCACTGTCGAGAATGCGTGCCGCAGCCCGGAAATGACCAATATTGGTCATGCAGGACCCCAGGAACACTTCGTCAATCTTGTCGCCGGCCACCTGCGAGAGCAGTTTGACATCATCCGGATCATTGGGGCAGGCCACAATGGGTTCCTTGATTTCGTTCATGTCGATTTCAAGGATGTGGGCATATTCGGCGTTGGCATCCGGTTCCAACAGGACCGGGTTGGCCAGCCAGGCTTCCATCTGGGCAATGCGCCGATTGAGGGCCGTGGCACTTTGATAACCCTGTTTGACCATGTTTTTGAACAGGGTGACGTTCGAGCGCAAAAATTCTTCGACCGGCTCTTTGGCCAGACGCACGGTACAAGCAGTTGCCGAACGTTCGGCGGAGGCATCGGCCAGCTCAAAGGCCTGTTCGACCCGCAGATTGGGCAGCCCTTCAATTTCCAGGATCGTGCCGGCAAAAATATTTTTCTTGCCTTTCTTGGCGACGGTCAACAACCCTTTCTGGATGGCGACCCAGGGAATCGCATTGACAAGATCCCGCAGGGTGATCCCGGGTTGCATCTGGCCCTTGAAGCGGACCAGGACTGATTCGGGCATTTCCAGGGGCATGATGCCGGTCGCAGCGGCAAAAGCGACCAGACCTGAGCCAGCGGGGAAAGAGATGCCGATGGGGAAGCGGGTGTGGGAGTCGCCGCCGGTACCGACCGCATCGGGCAGGACCATCCGGTTCAGCCAGGAGTGGACCACGCCATCCCCGACCCGCAGGGCGACACCGCCCCGATCCGTGATGAATCCGGGCAGGGTTTTGTGGGTTTTGATATCCACGGCCTTGGGATAGGCTGCCGTATGGCAAAAGCTCTGCATGACAAGATCAGCAGAGAAGCCCAGACAGGCCAGCTCCTTGATTTCATCGCGGGTCATGGGACCGGTGGTGTCCTGGGAACCGACGGTGGACATGGCCGGTTCACAGTAGGTGCCTGGCCGCACGCCGGGCAGCCCGCAGGCCTTGCCGACCATCTTTTGGGCCAGGGTATACCCCTTGCCGGTGTCGGGTGGCACACTGGGTTGCATGAACAGGTTGGAAGCCGGCAGACCCAATGCTTCCCGTGCCTTGGCGGTCAGTTTGCGACCGATGATCAGGTTGACCCGGCCACCGGCCCGGAATTCATCGGGGAGGGTGCGGGGTTGCAGTTGGAAGGAGGAGACCTGCTGGCCATCCCGGGTGATGGTGCCGGTTTTGGTGTGGATGGTGATCAAATCACCCGATTTCAACTGACTGACATCGCACTGGATCGGCAACATGCCCGAATCTTCGGCGGTGTTGAAGAAAATGGGGGCAATCGTGCCACCGATGACCACGCCCCCGGTCCTTTTGCCCGGAACGTAGGGAATATCCTGTCCAATCCACCAGATCAGGGAGTTGGCGGCGGATTTGCGCGAGGAACCGGTTCCCACCACATCGCCCACGAAAGCCAGCGGATGACCTTTTTGGCGCAAGGCTTCGATCTCCGGCAGAGAGCCGGGTTTCCGGTTGATCAACATGGATTTGGCATGGACTGGAATATCTGGCCGGCTCCACGCTTCGGAGGCCGGGGAAAAGTCATCGGTGTTGATTTCGCCGTCCACCTTGAAGACCGTCACGGTGACGGTCTCGGGAAGTTCCGCCCGGGAGGTGAACCAGGTGGCATCGGCCCAGTTTTGCAACACCTGTTTGGCGTTGGCATTGTTTTTGGCCTTGGCAACGACCGTTTCAAACTTGTCATAGACCAGAAGGGTATTCGACAAGGCGGCCACGACATCCTTGACCAGGGCCTGATTGTCCAGCAGGTCGATCAGGGGTTGAACATTGAAGCCACCCATCATGGAACCGAGCAGACGCACGGCATCGGCGGGTTTGATCACCGGGCAGGAGACTTTGCCATTGGCCACCTGGCCGAGAAATTCGGCCTTGACCTGGGAGGCATCGTCCACACCGGGGGGAACCTGGTTGGCGAGCAGGTCAGCGAGAAATTTTTCCTCGCCGGCGGGGGGATTCTGCAACATCTTCACCAGTGCCCGGGTTTGTTCGGCATCCAGGGGCAAGGGGGGTACACCTTCTTTTTGGCGATCGGCAACGTGTTGGCGATAGGCCTCTAACATGTCGTTCTCCTTTGGGGTCGATGCGATGGTCAAACAGTTGGGAAAATTCCCGTGTCCGTCAGGCGGTGTCATCGCCAGGGAGATCCCTGCCGCCATTGCAGAGCGGCGGACGTGGAATGAACAAGTCGATCCGTGACGCGCGTCATCCAATCTTCCTTGTGCGTATAATTAACGATTTTTTCGGCCCGGATCAGCTCCCGGGCAATCCAGCGGTCCGTCCCCAGACCATCCACCAATCCCAGGGGGACGGCCTCTTCACCGGTCCAGAACAGACCACTGAACAATTTTTCCTGGGAACCTTTCAACTTATCACCGCGACCTTTGCGGATGGTTCCGATGAATTGCTGGTGTATCTTGGCCAACAGATTGTGGGCATGGGCTTTTTCTTCGGGTTTCAAATCCGCGAACGGGTCCATGAAAGCCTTGTGTTCCCCGGAGGTCAGGGTGCGGCTTTCCACACCGATTTTGTCCATGACGGATTTGACGCCGAAGGATTGCATGATCACGCCGATGGACCCCACCAGGGTGGCCTTGTCGGCATAAATCTCCTTGGCAGCGGCAGCGATGTAATATCCTCCCGAGGCACAAATGTCTTCCAGGGCGGCATACACCGGAATTTTTGGATATTTTTCGCGCAGACGCATCACTTCGTCGAAGATCATGCCGGCCTGGGTCGGACTGCCGCCGGGGGAGTTGATGCGCAGAATGATGCCACGGCTTTTTTTGTCTTCGAAGGCGGCCTTCAAGCCATCGATGATGTTGTCGGCGTTGTATTCGGTTTCCGGCAGGATCGGACCCCGAATATCCACCACGGCGGTGTGCTTCTCATCCGTGGAGAGTGTGTGGAGTTCCATCCCCTTGCTGACCTCGGGCATGTTCAAGAGCAACAACGCGATCAGGTAGACCGCGATGAAGAGTCGAAACCAGTTTTTTCCCCGATTGACCGCCCGGTGGGCACGCAGATTTTCGAGAAACAAGCGCTCCAATGCCTGCCGCTCGGCATCGCGGGTCTCTTCCAGGCGAACCAGAAAGTCGGCGGGAACGTAACTTCCACAAGCCGGGCGGTGATTGTCGGGTACCTGCGGTTCAGGCGATTGCAGAGAGGGTTCCGTCTTGTCCATGGGTCAGGGGGGTCTCCGGTCAAAGGCAAATTGCACAAAAATCCCTTCACTATAGCAGATTTCTGACCCTTGTCACCCTGCCGTGTGATTCCTGAATTCACCAACTGCTTTTTTTCAAGAACGGGGGGCGTCGATGGGCCAACGTGCGCTATCAAGGGGATCGCACTCACCCAGGATACGTGGCATGCGCCTGCTGTCGAGGATGGATGGGGGCCATGGATGTTCCTATAATTCCGGGTGAAGGTGGAATGACGGAATCGCACGGTGTAGGATCATCATCCGGCGATTGACGATGAATTTCACGGACTTCTTTCACGGGTTGGAAAACAGACGGCAGATATGGTTGCAACACGACATGGAAAAAATGATTCGGGCCAAACTGGAAGAGATAGAACATCATGAAGGGGTAAGGATCCTCTTTGCATGTGAATCCGGCAGTCGGGCCTGGGGATTTGCATCTCCTGGCATCACTATCTGCATATGGCCAAAGGGAACTATCGCGAGTATCTGCGTGGAGATGAGGTCTGGCTCAAAAAATATCTTTACGTACTCCGTCCCTTGTTGGCTGTGCGTTGGCTGGAAAGGGGGTTGGGCCCAGTCCCGACTCTGTTTCAGACCATGGTCGAAACCGTGGTTGAGCAACGCGAGATATTGGACGCTATTGGGACCTTGTTGCAAGCAAAGATGGCAGGTGATGAATTGTCCAGGGGACCACGGATTCCGCTCCTCAGCGACTTTCTGGAAACTGAGTTTGCCCGGCATGAAGCGGCTCAAGTGCCATCGTCTCTCAACAGACCGCCGGTGGAGCCTCTGAACGCCTTGTTCCTGGATGCCTTGCAGGAGGCTTGGCCCGATGGATAGTACGCAACTTCTGGTCGTTTTTTTCGGTAACCAAAAGGACGTGACTGACTGCGAGTATCCAGGTTGACGGTACCAGTGCCTCCACAATCATTCCTTTGCTGGAATGGCTGAAGTGGAGTTGGTCACCCCTTCTCGCAATATCAAAACGGGAACGGATATGGAAGATTTGCTTCGTTTTCTCAATGCAGCCCCCACGCCGTTTCATGCGGTTGAGGCTGGTGTGCGTTTGTTGTTGGCGAATGGCTTTCAACAGGTACGCGAAGAGGCTGCCTGGGACCTGGTACCCGGGGGACGTTATGTGGTTACGCGCAGCGATGCTTCCCTGGTGGCCTTTGTCCTGCCCACCCGGATGGAGCATCCCGTGCCCTTGCATATCGCGGCGGCCCACACCGACAGCCCCACCCTCAAGGTCAAACCCAATCCCCTGAAACGCAAAAAGGATGACCTCCTGCTCGATCTCATGGTCTATGGCGGAGCCATCCTTTCAAGTTGGTTTGATCGGGATTTATCCCTGGCCGGACGCATCTACTATCTTGACCATCTTGGCGTGGAAAAAAATCTCCTGGTGGATATCGGGCGTCCGGTGACCCGGATTCCCAATCTGGCCATCCATCTGCAACGGACCGGTACCGACGAACAA
The Magnetococcales bacterium DNA segment above includes these coding regions:
- the acnB gene encoding bifunctional aconitate hydratase 2/2-methylisocitrate dehydratase, producing MLEAYRQHVADRQKEGVPPLPLDAEQTRALVKMLQNPPAGEEKFLADLLANQVPPGVDDASQVKAEFLGQVANGKVSCPVIKPADAVRLLGSMMGGFNVQPLIDLLDNQALVKDVVAALSNTLLVYDKFETVVAKAKNNANAKQVLQNWADATWFTSRAELPETVTVTVFKVDGEINTDDFSPASEAWSRPDIPVHAKSMLINRKPGSLPEIEALRQKGHPLAFVGDVVGTGSSRKSAANSLIWWIGQDIPYVPGKRTGGVVIGGTIAPIFFNTAEDSGMLPIQCDVSQLKSGDLITIHTKTGTITRDGQQVSSFQLQPRTLPDEFRAGGRVNLIIGRKLTAKAREALGLPASNLFMQPSVPPDTGKGYTLAQKMVGKACGLPGVRPGTYCEPAMSTVGSQDTTGPMTRDEIKELACLGFSADLVMQSFCHTAAYPKAVDIKTHKTLPGFITDRGGVALRVGDGVVHSWLNRMVLPDAVGTGGDSHTRFPIGISFPAGSGLVAFAAATGIMPLEMPESVLVRFKGQMQPGITLRDLVNAIPWVAIQKGLLTVAKKGKKNIFAGTILEIEGLPNLRVEQAFELADASAERSATACTVRLAKEPVEEFLRSNVTLFKNMVKQGYQSATALNRRIAQMEAWLANPVLLEPDANAEYAHILEIDMNEIKEPIVACPNDPDDVKLLSQVAGDKIDEVFLGSCMTNIGHFRAAARILDSAPPVPGRMWVAPPTRMDEEQLVEEGIYSIFGKSGVRTEIPGCSLCMGNQARVRDNVTVFSTSTRNFDNRMGKGARTYLGSAELAAVCAIKGQIPSVDEYLNLVRDKVEPKAKDTYKYLNFHLIKDYENRGVVIPIQKG
- the sppA gene encoding signal peptide peptidase SppA → MDKTEPSLQSPEPQVPDNHRPACGSYVPADFLVRLEETRDAERQALERLFLENLRAHRAVNRGKNWFRLFIAVYLIALLLLNMPEVSKGMELHTLSTDEKHTAVVDIRGPILPETEYNADNIIDGLKAAFEDKKSRGIILRINSPGGSPTQAGMIFDEVMRLREKYPKIPVYAALEDICASGGYYIAAAAKEIYADKATLVGSIGVIMQSFGVKSVMDKIGVESRTLTSGEHKAFMDPFADLKPEEKAHAHNLLAKIHQQFIGTIRKGRGDKLKGSQEKLFSGLFWTGEEAVPLGLVDGLGTDRWIARELIRAEKIVNYTHKEDWMTRVTDRLVHSTSAALQWRQGSPWR